The following proteins come from a genomic window of Bacteroidales bacterium:
- a CDS encoding nucleotidyltransferase domain-containing protein yields the protein MDKKEAINLVKQYKLLLAKHFDLDTVYLYGSYAKDAGRDDSDIDVAVVVNGVSGDFFSVNPLLWKLRRKIDDRIEPILIDKNNDQPGFLNEIKRTGIEIE from the coding sequence ATGGATAAAAAAGAAGCTATAAATCTCGTTAAGCAATACAAACTCTTGTTAGCTAAGCATTTTGATCTTGATACAGTTTACCTTTATGGTTCATATGCAAAGGATGCAGGCAGGGACGATAGCGATATTGATGTGGCGGTGGTAGTAAATGGTGTTTCAGGAGACTTTTTTTCTGTTAACCCCCTTTTATGGAAACTGCGCCGGAAAATTGACGATAGAATCGAGCCAATTCTGATTGACAAAAACAATGATCAGCCAGGCTTTTTGAATGAAATCAAAAGGACAGGAATCGAAATAGAGTAG